One genomic segment of Vulcanisaeta thermophila includes these proteins:
- a CDS encoding FecCD family ABC transporter permease, translating to MASPELKILALSIPLLIVGVLLNLSVGEVFIPIGYILDPSPLYRVVILDIRLPEALAAVVVGVDLALAGATMQSIFRNPLAEPYVTGTASGALLGALLGILIAVPLGLGGPVPYVLMPMLAFLGALASTSLVVLFGRGEWLSMILAGIAVSIMFSAVVMILDTYILAMRPTLTLPAVVYLLFGTLSGVNWVDVAVMLIISTPCITYLALKTHELNLVMISDELAQSGGVEPKAFRNNMLVVTGLLTASAISFTGIIGFVGLITPHLTRFLANTSDNRRVIPLSAILGSTVMLYSNVLSKVLVPGVAIPITAITSLFGVPTLLILLRRGGGHG from the coding sequence ATGGCCTCGCCCGAATTAAAAATCCTGGCATTATCCATACCACTACTCATAGTGGGTGTACTGCTGAATCTATCCGTGGGTGAGGTCTTCATACCCATTGGGTACATCCTGGACCCATCACCGCTCTATAGGGTGGTGATCCTCGACATAAGGCTTCCAGAGGCCTTGGCAGCGGTGGTTGTGGGGGTTGACTTAGCTCTGGCGGGTGCTACCATGCAGTCCATATTCAGGAACCCGCTGGCTGAGCCCTACGTAACGGGGACGGCTTCTGGAGCACTCCTTGGTGCCTTACTGGGCATTTTGATAGCTGTGCCCCTTGGCCTTGGTGGGCCTGTACCGTACGTGTTAATGCCAATGCTGGCATTCCTAGGCGCCCTGGCCTCCACATCACTGGTGGTGCTTTTCGGGAGGGGTGAGTGGTTGTCTATGATCCTCGCGGGCATTGCAGTGTCTATAATGTTCTCGGCAGTGGTCATGATACTGGACACTTACATACTGGCCATGAGGCCCACGTTGACACTACCCGCGGTTGTTTACCTACTCTTCGGTACCCTGAGTGGTGTTAATTGGGTTGACGTTGCCGTGATGCTCATAATATCCACACCCTGCATTACCTACCTAGCCCTGAAAACCCACGAGTTAAACCTGGTAATGATAAGTGATGAACTGGCCCAGTCAGGGGGTGTGGAGCCCAAGGCCTTTAGGAATAACATGCTCGTGGTTACTGGGCTCCTCACGGCATCTGCGATATCCTTCACGGGCATAATAGGCTTCGTGGGCCTCATAACCCCACACCTAACCAGGTTCCTGGCGAACACATCAGACAATAGGAGGGTCATACCACTCTCCGCAATCCTCGGATCCACCGTGATGCTCTACTCAAACGTACTGAGTAAGGTATTGGTTCCCGGCGTTGCCATACCCATAACCGCAATAACAAGCCTCTTCGGCGTACCAACATTACTAATACTCCTAAGGAGGGGTGGTGGCCATGGATAG
- a CDS encoding ABC transporter ATP-binding protein, whose amino-acid sequence MDRAVEFHNAGIGYGRIVIDGLSLRIPRPGLTTILGPNGSGKTTILRALIKFSRLFHGKVYIDGIDLDKLGIEDLPRHVSYSPAEIENPMFMTVLDVVSSARGVNGWVSNEEAIKALEYLGIGGLAHRRFSELSTGQKRLVIIARAVASGARLLILDEPTSNLDLGNKYRVISTLRRLVQDLGVAIVSATHDIDLALASDLVVAIRDGRLVAVGDPASVIREDVLSSVYGVKVRIARVDGRVLVYVVDGNYQINNK is encoded by the coding sequence ATGGATAGGGCTGTGGAGTTTCACAACGCGGGCATTGGTTATGGGCGCATCGTCATAGATGGACTGAGCCTGAGGATACCGAGGCCTGGATTAACAACCATATTGGGACCTAACGGTTCGGGAAAGACCACAATACTGAGGGCATTGATAAAGTTCTCCAGGTTATTCCATGGTAAGGTCTACATTGATGGCATTGACCTTGATAAACTGGGCATAGAGGATCTGCCGAGGCACGTATCGTACTCACCAGCTGAGATTGAAAACCCTATGTTCATGACTGTACTGGACGTAGTGAGTAGTGCCAGGGGGGTTAATGGCTGGGTCAGTAATGAGGAGGCGATAAAGGCGCTGGAGTACCTTGGGATAGGGGGTCTGGCCCATAGGCGGTTCAGCGAGTTAAGTACGGGGCAAAAGAGGCTCGTCATAATAGCGAGGGCCGTGGCCTCGGGCGCCCGCTTACTGATCCTCGATGAACCCACATCAAATCTTGACCTGGGTAATAAGTACAGGGTAATAAGTACCCTGAGGAGGTTGGTTCAGGATCTGGGCGTTGCCATAGTATCCGCAACCCACGATATAGACTTAGCCCTGGCCAGTGACTTAGTGGTGGCAATTAGGGATGGGAGGCTTGTGGCCGTGGGAGACCCAGCCTCTGTTATTCGTGAGGACGTGCTGAGTAGTGTATACGGTGTTAAGGTGAGGATTGCGAGGGTTGATGGTAGGGTATTGGTTTACGTGGTCGATGGTAATTATCAAATCAATAATAAATAG
- a CDS encoding ABC transporter substrate-binding protein: MVRTAVLAVVVVVLVVVVVSVAYLLMYAKPRGASTYPVNVTDALGRVVVINAQPGSIGIVSPDCAQIIYALGFGGRVNLIDTYSLQLLQYLNVSVPGNVTVLHSIWPAPNIDKVILAHPSLLCADAGFNYGLTKYLGQLAAANITVVFINGTNNVDLSGIESDVMLMARVLGVPQRGEAVVSGMNSVINYVKSKVSSEPRVTVVFLAWYNPIYAAGNSSFIGYYITLAGGYDPVGGMYPTITPSQLLVINPDYIIASNFMDNYTATLEAILSIPGINETNAAKEGHIYILGDLATSLVEEPGPLSVYGALELAMIMHPGAFGITEVPHFITAQWVIDNVKPSLNLTIPSG; encoded by the coding sequence ATGGTCAGGACTGCGGTTTTGGCTGTGGTGGTTGTGGTTCTAGTCGTCGTGGTTGTTTCGGTAGCCTACCTACTAATGTACGCCAAGCCCCGTGGTGCCTCCACCTACCCTGTGAATGTTACCGATGCCCTTGGTCGCGTGGTGGTCATTAATGCCCAGCCCGGTAGTATTGGTATTGTTAGCCCTGACTGCGCCCAGATAATATACGCCCTGGGCTTTGGAGGTAGGGTTAACCTAATCGATACGTACTCACTCCAACTACTCCAATACCTCAATGTCAGTGTCCCTGGTAATGTCACCGTGCTTCACAGTATATGGCCGGCACCCAACATTGACAAGGTCATACTGGCCCACCCATCGCTGTTATGCGCCGACGCGGGTTTCAATTACGGGTTAACCAAATACCTGGGCCAGTTGGCGGCGGCGAACATAACGGTGGTCTTCATAAACGGGACTAACAACGTGGATTTGAGCGGTATTGAGAGTGACGTCATGCTCATGGCCAGGGTACTGGGTGTTCCGCAGAGGGGTGAGGCTGTTGTTAGTGGGATGAATTCCGTGATTAATTACGTGAAGAGTAAAGTGTCCAGTGAGCCGAGGGTTACCGTGGTGTTCCTGGCTTGGTACAACCCAATATACGCGGCCGGTAATTCCTCCTTCATAGGTTACTACATAACCCTAGCCGGGGGTTACGACCCAGTGGGTGGTATGTACCCAACAATAACACCGTCACAACTACTCGTGATCAACCCCGACTACATAATTGCCAGTAACTTCATGGATAATTACACGGCCACGCTGGAGGCCATACTGTCAATACCCGGGATAAACGAGACCAACGCCGCCAAGGAGGGGCACATATACATACTGGGTGACCTGGCCACAAGCCTGGTGGAGGAGCCAGGACCATTGAGTGTCTACGGTGCCCTGGAACTGGCCATGATAATGCACCCAGGGGCCTTTGGGATCACTGAGGTACCCCACTTCATAACGGCGCAGTGGGTCATTGATAACGTGAAGCCAAGCTTAAACCTAACAATACCCAGTGGGTAG
- a CDS encoding aldehyde ferredoxin oxidoreductase family protein, translating into MVSGWGGKVLRIDLSRRKFAIQPLDADMAFRYVGGRGFAIKTLWDELPPGVDPLSPLNKFIIAVGPLTALPIPNSGKLLVAAKSPLTGGYGDGNIGSWLAIHMRRAGVDMIIIEGRAERPTYLFIENKGEEFRVDFNDASDLWGLDAFTAEDRIKRIHGTDVGMILIGPAGENLVRFATVVAQKGRSGGRPGMGAVMGSKNLKAVVMRGHGEVKVADPMLRKIGLDAMVATKNKPNYPFWMRQGTTSTVEWAQEASVLPTYNFSEGRFDEYEKIGGFSVERSKITTRSCPQCIMACGHVVRDSENEPAELDYENIAMLGSNLGIGDLPKVAYLNRLADMMGMDTISTGSVLGFAMEATEKKLIKDGIEWGDHRRAAELIMDIAHGETELGRLLSLGVREASRRIGGEAPDFAMHVKGLEISAYDCHAAPGMALAFATSPIGAHHKDAWLISWEVQRGRFDYTREKVEKLVEMQDIRSGLFETIVTCRFPWVEVGLELDWYFRLFKAATGMDMNMSTLSQINNRIYTLIRAFWVREYGGWSREHDTPPAKWFKKPLTKGPLRGAKLDYDGYNRMLSWYYELRGWDENGIPRISTLRSLGLDFVIPQLQGIVKLSQ; encoded by the coding sequence ATGGTCTCCGGATGGGGCGGTAAGGTACTACGCATAGACCTAAGCAGGAGGAAATTTGCCATACAACCATTGGATGCGGACATGGCGTTCAGGTACGTAGGCGGCAGGGGGTTCGCTATAAAGACCCTGTGGGATGAATTACCACCTGGTGTTGACCCCCTAAGTCCATTGAATAAGTTCATAATAGCCGTGGGGCCACTAACGGCATTACCCATACCAAACAGTGGTAAGTTGCTCGTGGCGGCCAAAAGCCCCCTGACGGGCGGTTATGGTGATGGGAACATAGGGTCATGGCTCGCCATCCACATGAGGAGGGCCGGCGTGGACATGATAATAATAGAGGGCAGGGCTGAGAGGCCCACGTACCTATTCATTGAGAATAAGGGCGAGGAGTTCAGGGTGGACTTCAACGACGCCAGCGACCTATGGGGCCTGGACGCCTTCACGGCTGAGGACAGGATCAAGAGGATCCATGGAACCGACGTGGGAATGATACTAATAGGGCCAGCAGGCGAGAACCTGGTTAGGTTCGCCACGGTGGTAGCACAGAAGGGGAGGAGTGGGGGTAGGCCTGGCATGGGCGCTGTCATGGGCAGTAAGAACCTCAAGGCAGTGGTCATGAGGGGGCATGGGGAGGTGAAGGTTGCGGACCCCATGCTCAGGAAAATAGGCCTAGACGCCATGGTGGCCACTAAGAACAAGCCAAACTACCCATTCTGGATGAGGCAGGGAACCACCAGCACTGTTGAGTGGGCCCAGGAGGCCAGTGTGCTACCCACTTATAACTTCAGTGAGGGTCGGTTCGATGAGTATGAAAAAATCGGCGGGTTCTCCGTGGAGAGGAGCAAGATAACCACAAGGTCATGCCCACAGTGTATAATGGCATGTGGGCACGTGGTCAGGGACTCCGAGAATGAACCCGCGGAGCTTGATTACGAGAACATAGCCATGCTAGGCTCAAACCTGGGCATTGGGGACCTACCAAAGGTGGCTTACCTGAATAGGCTTGCGGATATGATGGGTATGGATACCATAAGCACGGGCTCAGTCCTGGGCTTTGCCATGGAGGCCACGGAGAAGAAGTTAATTAAGGATGGAATAGAATGGGGAGACCACAGGAGGGCTGCGGAATTAATAATGGACATTGCCCACGGGGAGACGGAGCTGGGTAGGCTATTATCGCTGGGTGTTAGGGAGGCCTCCAGGAGGATTGGCGGTGAGGCGCCGGACTTCGCGATGCATGTTAAGGGCTTAGAAATATCGGCTTATGACTGCCACGCGGCGCCCGGCATGGCGCTGGCCTTCGCCACAAGCCCCATTGGGGCTCACCATAAGGATGCCTGGTTAATATCATGGGAGGTTCAGAGGGGTCGTTTTGATTATACCAGGGAGAAGGTGGAGAAGCTTGTGGAGATGCAGGACATTAGGAGTGGGTTATTTGAGACCATAGTTACGTGTAGATTCCCATGGGTTGAGGTGGGCCTCGAGTTAGATTGGTACTTTAGGCTCTTTAAGGCGGCCACAGGCATGGACATGAACATGAGCACCCTATCCCAAATTAATAATAGGATTTACACATTAATAAGGGCGTTCTGGGTCAGGGAGTACGGTGGCTGGAGCAGGGAGCACGACACACCACCTGCCAAGTGGTTCAAGAAACCATTAACCAAGGGCCCACTCAGGGGTGCCAAGCTCGACTACGATGGGTACAATAGAATGCTCAGTTGGTACTACGAGTTGAGGGGTTGGGATGAGAATGGCATACCTAGGATTAGCACCCTGAGGTCCCTGGGCCTCGACTTCGTAATACCACAGTTACAGGGTATTGTTAAATTAAGTCAGTGA
- a CDS encoding Dna2/Cas4 domain-containing protein: MVKLIIRPIAEVVSEDAIERRMREYVEEILRGAKPIAEGLYLIEPPVPRATPSMLSLDCPVKAIIKLRIGEVTNMDGIRALARGRAVHDLYQDWFRAVNPRVHVEVESGIEALDTAGRTDILYMREVDGEERWGLIELKSVWSLSEDRERRYTRQVMAYVIMLREAGIDVREAYLVTMRDVKALPLKTLERELNGIIKELKALETLEWPMKPPNLRLCYKCEVRGVCMTYSNYKSHGRDPAPTM; this comes from the coding sequence GTGGTTAAGTTAATCATAAGGCCCATTGCTGAGGTGGTGTCTGAGGATGCCATTGAGAGGAGGATGAGGGAGTATGTTGAGGAGATCCTCAGGGGTGCCAAGCCCATTGCCGAGGGCCTGTACTTAATTGAGCCTCCTGTTCCCAGGGCCACGCCTTCAATGCTGAGCCTGGACTGCCCTGTGAAGGCGATTATTAAGCTTAGGATTGGGGAGGTAACTAACATGGATGGGATAAGGGCCCTGGCCAGGGGCAGGGCTGTGCATGATCTGTACCAGGACTGGTTCCGCGCTGTGAATCCGAGGGTTCATGTGGAGGTGGAGAGTGGTATCGAGGCCCTGGACACGGCGGGTAGGACTGACATACTGTACATGAGGGAGGTGGATGGTGAGGAGAGGTGGGGTTTGATTGAGCTCAAGAGTGTGTGGAGCCTCAGTGAGGATAGGGAGAGGAGGTACACCAGGCAGGTTATGGCTTACGTAATCATGCTCAGGGAGGCTGGGATAGACGTGAGGGAGGCCTACCTGGTCACCATGAGGGATGTGAAGGCGCTACCCCTGAAAACCCTTGAACGTGAACTCAACGGCATCATTAAGGAGTTAAAGGCACTGGAGACCCTGGAGTGGCCCATGAAGCCTCCCAACTTAAGGCTTTGCTATAAATGCGAGGTCAGGGGTGTGTGCATGACGTACAGTAATTACAAAAGCCATGGCCGAGACCCCGCACCCACCATGTAA
- a CDS encoding tetratricopeptide repeat protein: MESSDYCGAVYRAAEAAICLMDFNAGRVLYEEYLRKCGETPGAWHGLAICLERLGDGEGSRSAYKRALELHLRDGDARNLLWASWCALKLGMLNEAYELIRKSLSLDPGYAYSWHTLALIAMKLGRRDEANEAMARYREVLSRAPYDRRECEGLRMLLDVAKYLVRVGGDVARAVRELLVKGLRYNRAISCNIEVPGDLLNA, encoded by the coding sequence ATGGAGTCGAGTGATTATTGTGGGGCTGTTTATAGGGCGGCTGAGGCTGCGATTTGCCTTATGGATTTTAATGCCGGCAGGGTTCTTTATGAGGAGTATTTAAGAAAATGCGGTGAGACTCCAGGTGCGTGGCATGGTTTGGCGATTTGCCTCGAGAGGCTCGGTGATGGTGAGGGCTCCAGGAGTGCCTATAAAAGGGCTTTGGAGCTTCATTTGAGGGATGGTGATGCCAGGAACCTCCTCTGGGCCTCCTGGTGTGCGTTGAAGCTGGGTATGCTTAATGAGGCTTATGAATTGATAAGGAAGTCCCTAAGCCTAGACCCTGGCTATGCGTATTCCTGGCACACCCTCGCGTTGATTGCCATGAAGCTTGGTAGGAGGGATGAGGCTAATGAGGCCATGGCTAGGTATAGGGAGGTTCTTTCCAGGGCCCCCTATGATCGTAGGGAGTGCGAGGGTTTGAGGATGCTACTGGATGTGGCGAAGTACCTGGTGAGGGTTGGTGGTGATGTGGCTAGGGCTGTTAGGGAGTTGCTAGTTAAGGGGTTACGTTATAACCGGGCCATTTCATGTAACATTGAGGTGCCTGGGGACTTGTTAAATGCCTAA